The sequence GTCTCGACAGTCGCCTGCGCCTCGTGGGTCGACTCGCCCGACGGACCGACGCCGTCGTCCATGTGCACGCGCATGAGGCGGCTGTCGGTGAGGACGAGCACGGTCATGTGGCGGCGCACCTCGGCGGTGTCGAACGTCGTCTCCGTCTGCACGAAGTGCGCGTGGACGTTCTCCCCGGCGATGGCCGAGCGGAGCACGGTCGTGGCGAGCGCCGGGTAGTATCCCGCGACGGCGACGGATTCCTCGAGGGTCTGGGGCATGCGCGCTATTGTTCCACTTCTGCGCACGCCATGGCGAACTCCCCAGCGTGGCCTGACACGACGCGACCACGACGCGAGGGACAATGCTCTACGGCCCTCGCCCACTCAGCGAACAGGAGAGAGATGGCTACCGAGGCGGACGCACAGATCGTCGACATCGACGTCAGCGCCGAGATGGAGAGCTCGTTCCTCGAGTACGCCTACTCGGTGATCTACTCGCGCGCCCTGCCCGACGCCCGCGACGGGATGAAGCCCGTGCAGCGCCGCATCGTCTACACGATGGGCGACATGGGGCTGCGGCCCGACCGCGCGCACGTGAAGTCCTCGCGCGTCGTCGGCGAGGTCATGGGCAAGTACCACCCGCATGGCGACAGCGCGATCTACGACGCGCTCGTGCGCATGGCGCAGTCGTTCTCCCTGCGGCTTCCGCTCGTCGACGGCCACGGCAACTTCGGCTCCCTGGACGACGGCCCGGCGGCCTCGCGCTACACCGAGGCCCGCCTCGCGACCGGCGCGATGGCCATGATCGCGGACCTGGGCGAGGACGTCGTCGACTTCGTGCCCAACTACGACAACAAGCTCGAGCAGCCGTCGGTGCTGCCCGCGGCGATCCCGAACCTGCTGGTCAACGGCGCTCAGGGCATCGCGGTCGGCATGGCGACCAACATGGCTCCGCACAACCTGGTCGAGGTCATCTCGGCCGCCCGCCACCTGCTCGCCAACCCCGGGGCGTCGCTCGAGGAGCTCATGCGCTTCGTGCCTGGACCCGACCTGCCCGGCGGCGGCCGCATCGTCGGCCTCGACGGCATCAAGCAGGCCTACGAGACCGGCAAGGGTGCTTTCAAAACGCGCGCGACCACGAAGATCGAGAAGGTCACGGCTCGCCGACAGGGCATCGTCGTGACCGAGCTGCCCTACCAGGTGGGCCCCGAGAAGGTCATCGAGAAGATCAAGGACGGCGTCTCGTCCCGCAAGCTCGAGGGCATCTCCGCGGTCACCGACCTCACCGACCGCCACCACGGCACGCGCCTGGTGATCGAGATCAAGAACGGCTTCAACCCCGACGCGGTGCTCGAGCGGCTGTACAAGGTGACCCCGCTCGAGGAGTCCTTCTCGATCAACAACGTCGCGCTCGTCGAGGGACAGCCCCGGACGCTCGGCCTCAGGGAGCTGCTGCGCGTGTGGGTCGACCACCGCCTCGAGGTCGTGCGCCGCCGCTCCGCGTTCCGCCTCGCAGCCCGCAAGGACCGCCTGCACCTGGTCGACGGCCTGCTCATCGCGATCCTGGACATCGACGACGTCATCCAGATCATCCGCTCCTCGGACGATGCTGCGACGGCCAAGCAGGCGCTCATGACAGCCTTCGACCTGTCGGAGATCCAGTCCGAGTACATCCTCGAGCTGCGTCTGCGACGCCTCACCCGCTTCTCGCGACTCGAGCTCGAGAACGAGAAGGCGCAGCTGCTCGCCGAGATCGCCGAGCTCGAGGAGATCCTCGGCTCCGACAAGGTGCTGCGCTCCGTGGTGGGCCAGGAGATGGACGCCGCCGCTGCGGAGTACGGCACTCCTCGCCGCACGATCCTGCTCGCCGACGCCGGGGCTCCGGCCACGACGGGCGTGGCCGGGGCAGCCGTCCCCTCCGCGAACGGCAAGGCCGCTCCCCTGTCGATGCAGATCGAGGACACCCCGTGCTTCGCGCTGCTGTCCGCGACGGGGCTCGTCGCGCGCACCGCGGACGACTCTCCCGTCGCGCGTGAGGGACGCCGATCCGCGCATGACGTGCTGCGCGCGATCGTCCCGGCCTCGGCGCGCGCGGACGTCGGCGTCGTCACGAGCACGGGTCGCCTGCACCGGCTTTCCCTGTTGGACGTGCCCGCCCTCGCACCGTCCGCGGAGCCGCCGTCGCTCGGCGGCGGGGTGCCGCTCGCGGAGCTGCTGCAGCTCGACAAGGGCGAGGAGGTGGTGACGATCGTGCCGCTCGGTGCCGAGGCGCCGCTGACCCTCGGCACGATGGGCGGCGTGGTGAAGCGCGTCGCCGTCGGCGACGAGCCTTCCAAGGACGTCTGGGAGGTCATCGGCCTCAAGGACGGGGACCGCGTGATCGGCGCCGGCAACGCGGCGGACGACGCCGAGGTCGTCTTCGTCTCGACCACGGCACAGCTGCTCCACTTCCCGGCCTCGGGCATCCGCCCGCAGGGGCGTGCGGGAGGCGGCATCGCGGGCATCAACCTGGGCGACGCGCAGGCGCTGTTCTTCGGCGTCGTCACGCCCGGGGCCGAGGAGCCCGTGGTCGTCACGATCTCGGGACCGTCGACCGCGCTGCCCGGCACCACGCCCGGTTCGGCCAAGGTCACCCCGTTCTCGGAGTACCCCGGCAAGGGCCGCGCCACGGGCGGCGTCCGCGCCCACCGGTTCCTCAAGGGCGAGGATGCGCTGCTCGTCGCCTACGTGGGCGCCTCGCCGGCCCGCGCCACGTCCGGCGCAGGTCAGGCCGTCGAGCTCCCGGAGGAGCACGGACGACGCGACGGCTCGGGCACCGCGCTCGCCGCACCCGTCCTCGGGATCGGCTGACGCCGGACCGCACGCGACGGTGAGGCCCCCGCATCTGCGGGGGCCTCACCTCTGTGGCGCCTGGCGTGGCGGGGTCCTGCGTCACTCCGCGGTGCCACGACGGCGGGCCGCGATGGTCAGCCCCAGGCCCGCGAGGATCGCCGCGAGGGCGGTGCCGCCGATCACCAGCGCGTCGTCGGCGCCCGTGTAGGCGAGCCGATCGGCGGGCTCGTGTGAGGTCGTCGCGGTCCGAGTGGGCGGGGTCGTCGAGCGCTCGGTCCTGTGGTTGGTCGCCACCTCCCTGACGGGTGACCCCGTTGTCGAGGTGGTGCCGGTGCGGGTGGTGGTCGTGGGCGTACGACGGTGCGTGCCCACCGTCGTCACCTCACCGCCGGTAGTCGTCGTCGTGGTCGTTGCCGTGATGGTCGTGCCCGTCGTGGTCGTCCCGGGCTGGGTGGTCTCGACGAGTGACGGCACCTCGCCGCCCGTGGCGACCGGCACACGGACCTGGGCGAGACCGGGCACCGCAAGGCTCGGAAGCGACGGGACGAGGGCAGGCACCTGGTTGCCCGTGGGCGTGGGGTTCTCGCCCGACACGAGCATCGGGGTCAGTTGCGGCGTGGCCTCGGGGGTGAGCTGCTGCTTGGCCGGGGTCAGCGTGGGCACCGGGTACGGGGTGGGCTGCTCCGTGGTGGTGGTCGACTTCTGGGGCACCAGCGTCGGAGTGGCCTGCGGGATCGGGTCCGGGGTGGCGACCGCCTTCTGGGGCGCGAGCTTCGGCACCGGATAGGGCGTGGGCTGTGCGGGCGTCGGCTCGGGAGTCTTGTCCCCCGACGGCGTGGGAGTGGGGTCAGCCGTCGCGGCGGTGTCGACCTGCGCGGGTGTGGCGACCGGCTGGGGCTCGCGGGGCTCGGGCACCGCCATGGTCGGCTCGGTCGGCTGCTCGACGTCCGGGATCACCACGCCCGGCACAGGCCGGGCGATCACGGTTCCTGTCGGCGCGACGCCGCCGGGAGTACGCAGTTCGGCCACAAGTTGTCCGTCGACGAGGAAGTCATACTTCACGCCGTAGAGGTTGTGGCCCCAGTCGTGGGTGAAGTCGGCGAAGCGCACCGTCTGGCCCTGAGTGTGCGCGGCGATCGCGGGAAGCTGCCGCGTGCCCGCGTCGTAGGTCGTGCCGCCGTGTCCGTGTTGGCCCTCAAGGTGGACGACGACCTCGATGACCTTGTCGGTCGGGTTGGTGACCCGCAGCGTCGAGGGCCCTGTCACCGTCATCTGCAGATCGGTCGCAGGCGCGGCCGCCTCGACGCTCGAACCGGCGCTCTCTGCAGCGGCCGCCGGCCCGGCGGCGAGGACTCCGAGTCCGAGCACGAGCCCGACTGCGGCGGCGGTCGCGCCGGCCCTCCGCATCGGGCCCACATCGCGGCGCCACGAGCGCGCGGTGGTGAGGTGGTGGGGGCTGGGGGCGGAACCGCTGTCCTGCATGATCTCTCCTCGAATCGGTGATGATTCAAGGCTCCTCTGAGCAGGCGTGTCGCACATCGTCCCGCAGAAGACACTCGCGGCTGCTACGTCTGGAGTACTCGGCGCGCCTCAGCGCTCGAATGACCACTCCCAGTCGGTCATCAGCTTCGCGATCACGAGCCCCACGAGGATGGCGATCCCGGCCAGCAGCACCTGGAGGATGCCGGAGACTGCTGCGGTGTAGTCGGCCTCGTTGAGCGCCACGATCGCCTCATGCGCCGGGACGCCCGGGATCTGCACGAGGGCCGCTGGGACCTGCAGGGTGATGACGGGCCACCGCCCTCCCGAGGAGAAGATCGCCGCGAGGATGCCGATGAGGATGCATGCGATCGCTGTAGCCATCTGGATCGGTACGTCCAACTCCTGCAGGAGGTGGCGGGCCACGTACGCGACCATCCCGATCCACGCCGCGTTGAGC comes from Demequina sp. NBRC 110054 and encodes:
- a CDS encoding DNA topoisomerase (ATP-hydrolyzing) subunit A; this translates as MATEADAQIVDIDVSAEMESSFLEYAYSVIYSRALPDARDGMKPVQRRIVYTMGDMGLRPDRAHVKSSRVVGEVMGKYHPHGDSAIYDALVRMAQSFSLRLPLVDGHGNFGSLDDGPAASRYTEARLATGAMAMIADLGEDVVDFVPNYDNKLEQPSVLPAAIPNLLVNGAQGIAVGMATNMAPHNLVEVISAARHLLANPGASLEELMRFVPGPDLPGGGRIVGLDGIKQAYETGKGAFKTRATTKIEKVTARRQGIVVTELPYQVGPEKVIEKIKDGVSSRKLEGISAVTDLTDRHHGTRLVIEIKNGFNPDAVLERLYKVTPLEESFSINNVALVEGQPRTLGLRELLRVWVDHRLEVVRRRSAFRLAARKDRLHLVDGLLIAILDIDDVIQIIRSSDDAATAKQALMTAFDLSEIQSEYILELRLRRLTRFSRLELENEKAQLLAEIAELEEILGSDKVLRSVVGQEMDAAAAEYGTPRRTILLADAGAPATTGVAGAAVPSANGKAAPLSMQIEDTPCFALLSATGLVARTADDSPVAREGRRSAHDVLRAIVPASARADVGVVTSTGRLHRLSLLDVPALAPSAEPPSLGGGVPLAELLQLDKGEEVVTIVPLGAEAPLTLGTMGGVVKRVAVGDEPSKDVWEVIGLKDGDRVIGAGNAADDAEVVFVSTTAQLLHFPASGIRPQGRAGGGIAGINLGDAQALFFGVVTPGAEEPVVVTISGPSTALPGTTPGSAKVTPFSEYPGKGRATGGVRAHRFLKGEDALLVAYVGASPARATSGAGQAVELPEEHGRRDGSGTALAAPVLGIG